Proteins co-encoded in one Populus trichocarpa isolate Nisqually-1 chromosome 10, P.trichocarpa_v4.1, whole genome shotgun sequence genomic window:
- the LOC7460032 gene encoding ATP-dependent DNA helicase Q-like 5: MESDSDSDSSHISSTPPRNPMPPPPPPPPPRRPTLLSSHKSKIRLKSSSSSSKSQRKLPSEPAEPPPQPSLDDTSLNLPPLSTLPFQIRCSSNLHRPNLIETLPAGYFSKSTFFSKIQRPSLNFEPSESFTCPPVSADRAPPENKPNNFIKKHPNLIGANAPLPPAKLRKCSEGNFVKLNLNHGRRKFVNRKGKKKSSYASSSRGFYRRSKRKSKGEGDVEMESVCDEEGLVTEIGQQKPKKGCELIDEAVLEVQNEASDENLARLLNVMYGYDSFREGQLEAIKMVLDGKSTMLVLPTGAGKSLCYQIPATVFSGVTLVVSPLVALMIDQLKQLPPVIQGGLLCSSQTPQEVSETLRLLQEGGIKVLFVSPERFLNAEFLSILSPIPISLLVVDEAHCISEWSHNFRPSYMRLRASLLCTRLNIGCILAMTATATTTTLNAIMSALEIPSTNLIQNAKLRDNMQLSVSLSGNRTKDLLTLIKSPPFVELQSIIIYCKFQSETDIISRYLCDNNISAKSYHSSITSKDRSRIQELFCSNKIRVVVATVAFGMGLDKRDVGAVIHYSMPESLEEYVQEIGRAGRDGRLSHCHLFFDDTTYFKLRSLMHSEGVDEYAVNKFLCEIFSTDMKHPGKIHAIIKESSSRKFDMKEEVMLTLLTQLELGEVQYIHLLPQLNVTCTLNFYKTSPMLLSDKDNVVSAILKKSETKQGQYVFDIPTVANSIGVTTTELSNHLQNLKLKGEITYDVKDPAYCYSIVEVPRDFCSLSRHLTKWLLEVECFKVQKLDAMFNAAIFAVNDCEKMQGCHGTQHTPCLQRKILDYFKDDGRRDIPNKMGQSSPFLRADIKVFLQGNSQAKFTPRAIARIMHGIASPAYPSATWSRTHFWGRYTQIDFQVVMEAAKVELMNFVGKDAL, from the exons ACCAACTCTGCTCTCCTCTCACAAATCCAAAATTAGGCTAAAATCCTCCTCCTCTAGctcaaaatctcaaagaaaactACCATCTGAACCAGCCGAACCGCCTCCACAACCTTCTCTAGACGACACTTCACTCAACCTCCCCCCACTCTCGACTCTACCTTTCCAGATCCGTTGCTCCTCCAATCTTCACCGCCCAAATCTGATCGAAACCCTCCCCGCCGGCTACTTCTCAAAATCTACATTCTTTTCCAAAATCCAAAGGCCTTCCCTAAACTTCGAGCCGTCGGAAAGCTTTACTTGCCCGCCGGTTTCCGCTGATCGGGCTCCACCGGAAAACAAACCGAATAATTTCATTAAGAAGCATCCTAATTTAATAGGAGCTAATGCGCCTTTACCACCTGCGAAATTGCGTAAATGCAGTGAAGGTAATTTTGTGAAGCTAAATTTGAATCACGGTAGAAGGAAGTTTGTGAAccgaaaagggaaaaagaaaagcagtTATGCGTCGAGCAGCAGGGGATTTTATAGGAGAAGTAAGCGAAAATCGAAAGGTGAAGGTGATGTGGAGATGGAGAGCGTGTGCGACGAGGAAGGTTTGGTCACGGAAATTGGGCAGCAGAAGCCGAAGAAGGGGTGTGAGTTAATTGATGAGGCGGTTTTGGAGGTGCAAAATGAGGCATCGGATGAGAATTTAGCGAGGTTGCTGAACGTGATGTATGGATATGATTCATTTAGAGAAGGGCAGCTGGAGGCAATCAAGATGGTGCTAGATGGAAAATCGACTATGCTTGTTTTGCCTACTGGTGCTGGTAAATCACTGTGTTATCAGATACCAGCAACGGTTTTCTCAGGAGTTACACTTGTGGTGAGCCCTTTAGTGGCATTGATGATTGATCAGTTGAAACAGCTGCCTCCTGTGATTCAAGGTGGACTTTTGTGCAGCAGTCAG ACACCCCAAGAAGTTAGTGAGACACTAAGGTTGCTGCAAGAAGGGGGCATAAAG GTGCTTTTTGTTTCACCAGAGAGGTTCTTAAATGCGGAATTCTTGTCGATTCTCTCACCTATTCCCATTTCACTTCTTGTGGTAGATGAAGCTCACTGTATTTCCGAATG GTCACACAACTTCCGGCCTTCATATATGAGGCTCCGTGCATCTTTACTTTGCACCAGGCTCAATATTGGATGCATTCTTGCAATGACTGCAACTGCTACTACAACAACTTTGAATGCTATCATGTCTGCTCTAGAGATTCCTTCCACCAACCTCATTCAAAATGCCAAGTTGAGGGATAATATGCAATTGTCAGTATCTTTGAGTGGAAATAG AACGAAAGATTTGCTGACATTAATTAAGTCTCCTCCCTTCGTAGAACTTCAAAGCATCATTATATACTGCAAATTTCAG TCTGAAACTGATATAATAAGCAGATACTTATGCGATAACAACATCTCAGCAAAG AGTTACCATAGCTCTATCACTTCAAAAGATCGCAGCCGTATACAAGAACTGTTTTGTTCAAACAAGATTAGAGTG GTTGTTGCAACTGTGGCTTTTGGCATGGGTCTTGACAAGAGGGATGTTGGAGcc GTAATTCATTATAGTATGCCAGAAAGCTTGGAAGAGTATGTTCAG GAGATTGGACGTGCTGGACGAGATGGGAGATTGTCCCATTGCCATCTCTTTTTTGATGATACCACCTATTTCAAGCTTCGAAGTCTTATGCACAG TGAAGGAGTAGATGAATATGCAGTAAACAAGTTCCTCTGCGAAATATTTTCCACTGACATGAAGCACCCGGGGAAAATCCATGCAATAATCAAAGAATCTTCATCTCgcaaatttgatatgaaagaaGAG GTTATGCTCACACTCTTAACACAGTTGGAGTTGGGTGAAGTGCAATACATTCATCTACTTCCACAGCTAAATGTTACTTGCACTTTGAATTTCTACAAG ACTTCTCCAATGTTGCTTTCTGACAAGGATAATGTGGTTTCAGCAATTCTTAAAAA GTCTGAAACTAAGCAAGGTCAATATGTATTTGACATACCTACCGTGGCAAATAGCATCGGGGTTACAACTACTGAGCTATCAAATCATCTACAGAATTTAAAG TTGAAGGGCGAAATAACATATGACGTCAAGGATCCTGCCTATTGTTATTCAATCGTGGAAGTCCCAAGGGATTTTTGTTCTCTCTCAAGGCATCTTACAAAATGGTTATTGGAGGTCGAATGTTTTAAG GTACAAAAACTAGATGCAATGTTTAACGCAGCAATCTTTGCTGTGAATGATTGCGAGAAGATGCAAGGCTGCCATGGTACCCAGCACACACCATGTTTGCAAAGAAAGATCTTGGATTACTTCAAGGATGATGGTAGACGTGATATCCCTAACAAGATGGGACAAAGCAG CCCTTTTTTACGAGCAGATATAAAG GTGTTTCTGCAGGGCAATTCACAGGCCAAATTTACCCCCCGAGCCATTGCAAGAATAATGCATGGCATTGCTAGCCCAGCCTATCCATCTGCAACTTGGTCTAGAACTCATTTCTG GGGAAGGTATACGCAGATTGACTTCCAAGTGGTCATGGAAGCTGCGAAGGTGGAACTCATGAATTTTGTTGGGAAGGATGCCCTCTAG
- the LOC7477040 gene encoding uncharacterized protein LOC7477040 codes for MVEMATGSSTTTIQNSGASLSSSESRLTNYPLISAFLAFAIAQSIKFFTSWYKERRWDLKQLVGSGGMPSSHSATVAALAMAVGFQEGFGGSLFSIALILACVVMYDATGVRLQAGRQAEVLNQILYELPAEHPLSDSRPLRELLGHTPPQVIAGGLLGLVTAVIGHLITILTTSRS; via the exons ATGGTTGAGATGGCTACTGGGTCGTCGACGACGACGATCCAAAACTCGGGGGCTTCTTTATCGTCGTCGGAGTCAAGATTGACGAATTATCCACTGATCTCTGCATTTCTTGCCTTCGCTATTGCCCAATCTATCAAGTTTTTCACCTCCTG GTATAAGGAAAGACGATGGGATCTTAAGCAACTAGTTGGATCTGGTGGGATGCCATCCTCACATTCTGCTACAGTTGCTGCTCTTGCCATGGCCGTTGGATTCCAAGAGGGCTTCGGAGGATCGTTGTTTTCGATTGCATTGATATTAGCATGcgtt GTGATGTATGATGCAACAGGTGTAAGACTACAGGCTGGACGCCAAGCAGAG GTCCTGAATCAAATCCTGTATGAACTCCCTGCTGAACATCCTCTTTCTGACAGCAGACCGCTGCGTGAACTTCTTGGGCACACCCCGCCTCAG gtTATTGCTGGCGGTTTGCTTGGTCTTGTCACAGCAGTTATTGGCCATCTGATCACGATCCTGACAACTAGTCGAAGTTGA
- the LOC7460030 gene encoding remorin 1.4, protein MRSMEDKGCYNHGPTQEIPSSKATSFEFHKGNGASRGGHHRTALGKPTPSKWDDAQKWLVGLSRGGGGDRKESQPRNSNADDRRLIAPVPQMEHDYSSGEDEVGGEAANGCSISITNQYEVETKKVDCDESVWRVNKPAQNSTMSAVRSICVRDMGTEMTPIASQEPSRTTTPIRATTPAARSPVSSGSCTPVRGLNGLPGNEGYQTGLAMTESRGEASCAPRGVSATRNYYGQESNGSRIHENMESDQVRKVSTLETRAMAWDDAERAKYMARYKREEVKIQAWENHEKRKAEMEKRKMEVKAERLKARAQERLANKLASTTRIAEEKRSNAEATLNEKAVKTSETADYIRRTGHLPSSFSFKFPSLCW, encoded by the exons ATGAGATCTATGGAGGATAAAGGGTGTTACAATCATGGACCAACTCAGGAGATTCCAAGTAGTAAGGCAACTAGCTTTGAGTTTCATAAAGGCAATGGAGCTAGTCGCGGTGGTCATCACCGAACAGCTTTAGGCAAACCAACACCATCCAAATGGGATGATGCACAAAAATGGTTAGTGGGATTGTCAAGAGGAGGGGGAGGAGATAGAAAAGAAAGCCAGCCACGAAACTCAAATGCCGACGATAGGAGACTTATAGCTCCAGTTCCTCAAATGGAACATGACTATTCAAGTGGAGAAGATGAAGTTGGAGGAGAAGCAGCAAATGGGTGTTCTATTTCAATCACAAATCAGTATGAAGTAGAAACAAAGAAGGTAGACTGTGATGAGTCAGTGTGGAGAGTTAATAAGCCTGCACAGAACTCAACAATGAGTGCTGTTAGATCAATCTGTGTTAGGGACATGGGGACTGAGATGACCCCCATTGCTAGCCAAGAGCCTTCAAGAACAACAACACCGATTAGAGCTACTACACCGGCGGCGAGGAGCCCTGTATCTTCAGGATCTTGCACCCCAGTGAGGGGCCTGAACGGGTTGCCGGGCAATGAAGGCTATCAAACAGGTTTAGCAATGACTGAAAGTAGAGGTGAGGCCAGTTGTGCTCCCAGAGGGGTTAGTGCAACAAGAAATTACTATGGACAAGAATCCAATGGTTCTAGGATACACGAGAATATGGAATCGGATCAAGTAAGAAAGGTGAGTACTCTAGAAACAAGAGCAATGGCTTGGGATGATGCAGAGCGAGCCAAATACATGGCGAG GTATAAGCGTGAAGAGGTGAAGATCCAAGCCTGGGAAAATCATGAGAAGAGAAAAGCAGAAATGGAAAAGAGGAAAATGGAG GTGAAGGCTGAGAGGCTGAAAGCTCGAGCACAAGAACGGTTGGCAAACAAACTGGCCTCGACTACGAGAATAGCTGAAGAGAAGCGTTCAAATGCGGAGGCCACACTGAATGAGAAAGCCGTGAAGACTTCTGAAACGGCAGATTATATAAGGAGGACCGGGCACTTGCCCTCTTCATTCTCCTTCAAGTTTCCTTCCCTGTGCTGGTAG